A single genomic interval of Halomonas sp. GT harbors:
- a CDS encoding DUF2970 domain-containing protein produces MWSVVKSVLSALLGVQNDLKRQQDFSSGNPAAFIVAGIVITLVFVLILVGIAVIASR; encoded by the coding sequence ATGTGGTCAGTCGTTAAATCAGTACTGTCAGCGCTTTTAGGCGTACAAAATGACCTCAAGCGGCAACAAGATTTTTCTAGCGGTAACCCCGCTGCCTTTATTGTGGCGGGAATTGTGATCACTCTCGTATTTGTTTTGATCTTGGTAGGGATTGCAGTGATTGCGTCGCGATGA
- the coxB gene encoding cytochrome c oxidase subunit II, producing the protein MHLSWQWLLTITSAFSITQAHANSWNMPVGVTDISQDIFGLHMAIFWVCVVIGVIVFGVMFYSLFKYRHSKGAKAANFHEHTSVEVLWTAIPILILIGMAVPATATLKNMYDSSEADLDVMITGQQWRWRYEYLGEDVAFTSNMTTSRAQIRGEEARDEHYLLDVDEPLVLPINRKVRFLMTSDDVIHSWWVPELAVKQDTIPGFINENWVKINEPGIYRGQCAELCGVNHGFMPVVVHAMEEEEFEAWLAERKEAAEQEAMGVDREWEMEDLMARGETVYQTICSSCHQSEGQGAPPAFPALANNNQLISDLDWHMDRIINGVSGAAMPAFRSTLNPVEIAAVVTYTRNAWGNETGDVVQPAAVAERIAQ; encoded by the coding sequence ATGCATCTATCGTGGCAATGGCTGCTAACCATTACCAGTGCCTTCAGTATCACTCAAGCTCATGCTAATAGCTGGAATATGCCTGTTGGGGTCACCGATATCAGCCAAGATATTTTTGGTCTGCATATGGCGATTTTTTGGGTATGCGTGGTGATTGGGGTGATTGTGTTTGGGGTGATGTTTTACTCACTATTTAAATACAGACACTCAAAAGGGGCAAAAGCAGCGAATTTTCATGAGCATACCTCAGTTGAAGTTCTTTGGACCGCTATTCCTATCCTGATTTTGATTGGAATGGCTGTGCCTGCGACCGCGACATTGAAAAATATGTACGATTCTTCAGAAGCTGACCTAGATGTGATGATTACTGGTCAGCAATGGCGCTGGCGCTACGAGTACCTTGGAGAGGATGTTGCGTTTACCTCAAATATGACTACATCAAGAGCACAAATTCGTGGCGAGGAGGCGAGAGATGAGCACTATTTGTTAGACGTAGATGAGCCATTGGTACTACCAATCAATCGTAAAGTGCGCTTTTTAATGACGTCGGATGACGTTATTCATTCTTGGTGGGTGCCTGAATTGGCCGTTAAGCAGGATACGATTCCTGGGTTTATCAATGAAAATTGGGTGAAAATTAATGAACCAGGCATCTATCGTGGCCAGTGTGCTGAGCTTTGTGGCGTTAACCACGGGTTTATGCCAGTGGTTGTGCATGCGATGGAAGAAGAAGAGTTCGAAGCATGGTTGGCTGAACGTAAAGAAGCAGCAGAGCAAGAGGCTATGGGGGTTGACCGAGAGTGGGAGATGGAGGATTTGATGGCGCGGGGAGAGACCGTTTATCAGACTATCTGTTCTTCATGTCACCAAAGCGAGGGCCAGGGGGCACCACCAGCATTTCCTGCACTAGCCAACAATAACCAACTGATTAGTGATTTAGATTGGCATATGGATCGAATCATTAACGGTGTTTCTGGCGCTGCTATGCCGGCGTTCCGCAGTACGTTAAATCCTGTCGAAATAGCCGCTGTTGTTACTTATACCCGTAATGCTTGGGGGAATGAGACAGGCGATGTGGTGCAGCCAGCTGCGGTGGCCGAACGTATTGCACAATAA
- the hrpB gene encoding ATP-dependent helicase HrpB translates to MSTLPIEQHLKPIQTALTEHNRLILVAQPGAGKTTRVPLSLLNSQWAKGQKILLLEPRRVAARLAASFMAAQLDEPVGKTVGYRMRGDSKVGPHTRLEVVTQGVLTRMLQDDPLLEGVAGIIFDEFHERSIEADLGLALSLDIQQSIRDDLRLIVMSATLDVAALTSVLGSDTSVIESMGREFPIETYYRPFSSDEALDTATYRVIVEALANANNGDVLVILPGVAEITRLVKILDSSTLDVEVCALHGGMPIEAQQNALKPHETRQRVIVSTAIAESSVTVDGVNVVIDAGLERVPLFQPRTGLTRLTTRRVNRASADQRRGRAGRQQPGVCYRLWSQEQPLVAYGEPEIAQADLSRLALEVARWGARSPDELVWMTPPPIGAWQSSQALLRQLGILDSAGLLTPLGKQSARWPFEPRLSVMLSKALSLNAVPLACALAALLEGRERVSGSLKDALAQRLSQPWRFPQWQRETRRLTDIASVQLPHKVSLELLSCLLAIAYPDRVGQFISPGRFKLANGKTATLSVSHPLANEAFIVAVSVESASSEAAIYLAEPITQAALIDLYPATQQWEERVTWSNAQGKLLGEAVQRHGELVLASRPLAELPGEAVKKALLRALKQRPAVLFNDKIKQLQGRMALVAGINPNAWPDWSESSLLDSLDVWLAPYMTGITRFNQLEKMPFHNYLMATLSWDEQTRFERLTPSTLMAPSGNQATIDYESCLAGRPPVLALKLQEAFGWQDTPVVADGHMPVVIHLLSPAKRPLQVTQDLRSFWLNGYPEVRKEMRGRYPKHPWPEDPITAQATASTKRR, encoded by the coding sequence ATGTCCACACTTCCAATTGAGCAGCACCTGAAGCCGATTCAGACCGCTCTTACTGAGCATAACCGCCTTATCTTAGTTGCCCAACCTGGGGCGGGTAAAACAACCCGCGTTCCGCTGTCTTTATTGAATAGCCAATGGGCGAAGGGCCAAAAGATATTGTTGTTAGAGCCTCGACGGGTAGCTGCTCGTTTGGCGGCAAGCTTTATGGCCGCGCAGCTTGATGAGCCTGTCGGTAAGACCGTTGGCTATCGTATGCGAGGGGACAGCAAAGTGGGCCCACACACACGCTTGGAGGTGGTCACCCAGGGCGTCCTGACGCGTATGTTGCAAGATGATCCGTTGCTCGAAGGAGTCGCCGGTATCATCTTCGATGAGTTTCATGAACGCAGCATAGAAGCAGATCTTGGGCTAGCGCTATCGCTGGATATTCAGCAAAGCATTCGCGATGACTTACGGCTGATTGTGATGTCTGCGACGTTAGATGTTGCTGCATTAACAAGTGTATTGGGCAGCGATACATCCGTGATTGAAAGTATGGGGCGTGAATTCCCAATTGAAACGTATTATCGCCCTTTTAGCAGCGATGAAGCGTTAGACACCGCTACTTACCGAGTGATAGTGGAAGCCTTAGCGAATGCCAATAACGGTGATGTATTGGTGATTTTACCCGGTGTGGCAGAAATAACCCGATTGGTAAAAATACTGGACAGTAGCACCCTTGATGTTGAGGTATGCGCTTTACATGGTGGTATGCCTATCGAGGCTCAGCAAAATGCATTGAAACCTCACGAAACTCGTCAGCGGGTGATTGTATCAACCGCCATTGCGGAATCCAGTGTGACAGTTGATGGTGTAAATGTGGTTATTGACGCTGGTTTGGAGCGAGTACCGTTGTTTCAGCCGCGAACTGGACTCACTCGTTTAACTACCCGACGTGTCAATCGTGCCAGCGCTGATCAACGTCGTGGTCGTGCAGGACGGCAGCAGCCGGGTGTATGTTATCGCTTGTGGTCTCAAGAGCAGCCACTAGTTGCCTATGGTGAACCTGAGATAGCACAAGCTGATTTATCAAGACTAGCGCTTGAAGTTGCCCGATGGGGAGCGCGTTCGCCAGATGAGTTAGTTTGGATGACACCACCGCCTATCGGCGCATGGCAAAGTAGCCAAGCGTTACTTCGTCAGCTTGGTATTCTTGATTCGGCGGGTTTATTAACACCATTAGGTAAGCAAAGTGCGCGTTGGCCGTTTGAACCTCGTTTATCGGTCATGCTTTCGAAGGCTTTGTCACTTAATGCAGTACCGCTCGCCTGTGCATTAGCGGCTTTACTAGAAGGTAGGGAGCGTGTCAGTGGTTCATTGAAAGATGCGTTGGCCCAGCGGCTCAGCCAACCCTGGCGATTTCCTCAATGGCAACGAGAAACCAGGCGACTTACGGATATAGCTAGCGTTCAGCTGCCACATAAGGTATCGCTTGAGTTGCTTAGCTGTTTGTTAGCTATAGCTTATCCTGATCGAGTTGGTCAATTCATCAGCCCAGGCCGGTTCAAGCTTGCCAACGGCAAAACTGCCACGCTCTCCGTTAGCCACCCGCTAGCGAATGAAGCATTTATCGTCGCGGTTAGTGTAGAGAGTGCCAGCAGTGAAGCGGCAATATACCTGGCAGAGCCGATTACGCAGGCAGCGCTCATTGACCTTTACCCGGCAACTCAACAGTGGGAGGAGCGCGTTACTTGGTCAAATGCCCAGGGAAAGCTTCTTGGTGAAGCTGTTCAGCGTCATGGTGAACTTGTGTTAGCAAGTCGGCCCTTAGCGGAGTTACCTGGAGAGGCTGTCAAAAAAGCGTTGCTGCGGGCATTAAAACAACGTCCTGCGGTGCTTTTTAATGACAAGATTAAGCAGTTACAGGGCCGAATGGCGCTAGTGGCGGGTATTAATCCTAATGCATGGCCTGACTGGTCAGAAAGCTCGCTATTAGACAGCTTAGATGTTTGGTTGGCACCCTACATGACGGGTATTACACGTTTCAATCAGCTAGAAAAAATGCCGTTCCATAACTACTTAATGGCAACACTCAGCTGGGATGAGCAAACCCGTTTTGAGCGTTTAACGCCATCGACATTAATGGCTCCTAGTGGTAATCAAGCAACAATTGATTATGAGTCCTGCCTAGCAGGAAGGCCTCCAGTGCTTGCTCTGAAGCTACAGGAAGCGTTTGGTTGGCAAGATACTCCCGTCGTTGCGGACGGTCATATGCCTGTCGTCATTCATCTGCTATCACCAGCAAAAAGGCCGCTTCAAGTTACTCAGGATTTACGCAGTTTTTGGTTGAATGGCTACCCAGAGGTGCGTAAAGAGATGCGTGGCCGCTACCCTAAGCACCCCTGGCCTGAAGATCCAATTACCGCTCAAGCAACGGCCTCTACAAAACGACGGTAA
- the xdhA gene encoding xanthine dehydrogenase small subunit, which translates to MATIEFLLNGTPKQCHVPPDTSILTLLRDHLGITGTKEGCASGDCGACTVAINNPSDTQSRFLSVNACITPAHQLHGQHIITVEGLATEGNLHPAQRAMIECHGSQCGFCTPGIVMSLFTLHANQQQRPSPLTPETLEATLGGNLCRCTGYRPIRDAALSMQDFSWEAPQWFDVSQPASHTLHAPGSTTKSELLFVQPTTLAELADTRYRYPDARLVAGATDLWLESTQRLTALNQLIDTTRVTELRQIEETTFQAQPGWWVGAGVTYTQLEPLLNSHFPAFAHLLHRLGSQQVRNRGTLGGNIANASPIGDTPPVLLALNAWLELTSHVNTRQLLLSDFFIDYKKTALAADEVISRIFIPQLAESATLRVWKLSKRREDDITAVLGAFCYRVNKGVMEDVRIAFGGMAAIPKRASQTEAALEGQPVSKASFQAAQQALAEEFQPMSDVRGSQYYREQAALNLLERLYLSLSSPNQEVMLHAYAH; encoded by the coding sequence ATGGCTACGATTGAGTTCCTGCTCAACGGCACCCCCAAGCAGTGTCATGTACCCCCTGACACCAGCATTCTAACGCTGTTGCGTGATCATTTGGGCATCACTGGCACAAAAGAGGGCTGCGCATCGGGTGATTGTGGCGCTTGTACAGTCGCAATCAACAATCCAAGCGACACGCAAAGCCGCTTTTTAAGCGTCAACGCGTGTATTACCCCCGCTCATCAACTTCACGGTCAGCACATAATTACCGTCGAAGGGCTAGCGACGGAAGGCAATCTACACCCAGCTCAGCGTGCAATGATCGAGTGCCATGGCAGCCAGTGCGGATTTTGCACACCAGGAATTGTCATGTCATTGTTCACATTGCATGCCAACCAGCAGCAGCGCCCCTCGCCTCTCACACCAGAAACACTTGAAGCCACATTAGGTGGAAATTTATGCCGCTGCACGGGATACCGACCTATTCGTGACGCCGCATTGAGTATGCAAGATTTCTCTTGGGAAGCACCGCAGTGGTTCGATGTGTCTCAGCCAGCCAGCCACACGCTTCATGCGCCGGGGTCAACCACTAAGAGTGAACTGCTCTTCGTACAGCCAACCACCTTGGCTGAGTTGGCCGACACAAGATATCGCTATCCTGATGCACGCCTCGTGGCTGGCGCTACAGATCTATGGCTGGAAAGCACTCAGCGCCTTACCGCATTGAACCAGCTTATTGACACCACGCGTGTGACTGAATTGCGCCAAATTGAAGAGACGACATTCCAAGCTCAACCAGGTTGGTGGGTAGGCGCCGGGGTTACGTACACGCAGCTTGAGCCCTTATTAAACAGTCACTTTCCTGCGTTTGCACACCTCCTTCACAGGCTCGGCTCCCAACAAGTTCGTAATCGGGGAACGCTTGGCGGAAACATCGCCAACGCTTCGCCAATTGGGGATACACCACCTGTACTGCTGGCCCTCAATGCCTGGTTAGAACTTACCAGCCACGTCAATACTCGCCAGCTCTTGCTGAGTGATTTTTTTATCGACTATAAGAAAACAGCGCTGGCTGCTGATGAAGTCATCAGCCGTATTTTTATACCTCAACTGGCTGAATCAGCCACACTAAGGGTTTGGAAGCTTTCTAAACGACGCGAGGATGACATAACGGCGGTATTAGGTGCGTTTTGCTACCGTGTTAATAAGGGTGTGATGGAGGATGTCCGCATTGCCTTTGGCGGTATGGCTGCAATTCCCAAGCGAGCTAGTCAAACAGAAGCTGCGCTAGAGGGACAGCCCGTTTCCAAAGCTAGCTTTCAAGCAGCCCAGCAAGCCCTTGCTGAAGAATTTCAGCCAATGAGCGATGTACGGGGTAGCCAATATTATCGAGAACAAGCCGCTCTCAACCTATTAGAACGCCTCTATTTATCGCTTTCGTCACCCAACCAGGAGGTGATGCTCCATGCGTACGCTCACTAA
- the xdhC gene encoding xanthine dehydrogenase accessory protein XdhC, whose product MTQPSAETWHAALDRLQRSGVPHVLATQVTSAGSTPREPGARMVITQEAVYDTLGGGTFEWQTIHAARDFLQQGRVGFHLEAFSLGGRSGQCCGGYVNVLLEVFPGAAINIALFGAGHVGREIVKLSEPLPWQIHWFDSRVDAFNERDQQQPRLSCHTLSNAQEDTLTLPPYCHALVLTHNHDEDYALITALLKRHDIASIGLIGSDSKWASFRGRLQREGCTAEEIERVRSPIGCIHNTKLSNKTPYAIALTVVTELLWLTDKPASLEMRGLEPNAIRALVDDTKTTQS is encoded by the coding sequence ATGACACAGCCCTCAGCAGAAACTTGGCACGCGGCACTCGATCGATTGCAGCGTAGCGGTGTTCCCCATGTATTAGCCACTCAGGTAACCAGCGCGGGTTCAACCCCGCGTGAGCCCGGCGCGCGCATGGTGATCACGCAAGAAGCGGTCTATGACACGTTAGGTGGAGGCACTTTCGAGTGGCAAACTATCCACGCTGCCCGAGACTTTTTACAGCAAGGCCGCGTAGGCTTTCACTTAGAGGCATTCTCACTCGGTGGACGCAGCGGCCAGTGCTGTGGCGGTTATGTCAATGTGCTGCTGGAGGTGTTTCCTGGGGCGGCTATCAATATCGCCTTGTTTGGTGCTGGCCATGTCGGACGAGAGATCGTAAAGCTTAGCGAACCGCTACCCTGGCAAATACACTGGTTTGATAGCCGAGTAGATGCATTTAACGAACGCGATCAGCAGCAACCCCGACTTAGTTGCCATACGCTGAGCAATGCACAGGAAGATACTTTAACTCTGCCACCCTACTGTCATGCACTGGTGTTAACCCACAACCATGATGAAGACTATGCCCTTATCACTGCTTTACTAAAGCGTCATGACATCGCCTCAATAGGACTAATCGGCTCTGATAGCAAATGGGCAAGCTTCCGAGGACGACTGCAACGTGAAGGCTGCACCGCCGAGGAAATAGAGCGTGTACGCAGTCCCATTGGCTGTATCCATAACACTAAACTTAGCAACAAAACTCCCTATGCGATCGCTTTGACGGTGGTAACCGAACTGCTTTGGCTAACAGACAAGCCAGCCTCACTAGAAATGCGCGGCCTTGAGCCGAACGCAATACGTGCACTTGTTGACGATACGAAAACGACTCAGAGTTAA
- the guaD gene encoding guanine deaminase, whose product MNSSIDTLIRAEIVSFARDPGNDDLPQPGSLEHYGDGLLWLKGSHIQAVGHYGDLSHQLPSDAHVIDYRGKLIMPGFIDTHVHYVQLDIMASYGRQLLDWLNDYTFPEECRFANHAHAEALSNAFLDEMLRAGTTTAQVFGSSHPGSVDAFFTACQKRQLRMLVGKVLMDRNAPDALMDGMSGIADSERLIQDWHGNGRLGYSVTPRFAPTSTKVQMDAAGALLRNDSSLWLQTHLAENSGELDWVAELFPGSRDYLAVYEEAGLVGPRSTFAHGIHLDNDMRKRLADRGANIAFCPSSNLFLGSGLFDREAAKQTGMAFTYASDIGAGTDLSGFGTLKAAYQVGQLGGQPLTAWQGFYGLTHGNAKALSLDTHIGQLAPSYEADFVVIDPHATSLLKRRIQHSTTLGERLFALMMLADDRAIYETWAAGECQHQRD is encoded by the coding sequence ATGAATTCCTCAATCGATACGCTCATCCGCGCTGAAATTGTCAGCTTTGCACGCGACCCAGGTAATGATGACCTACCTCAGCCAGGTAGCCTAGAGCATTATGGCGACGGGCTACTTTGGCTAAAAGGCAGTCATATTCAGGCTGTCGGCCACTATGGTGATCTCTCTCACCAACTGCCAAGTGACGCCCATGTTATTGATTATCGAGGCAAGTTGATTATGCCCGGTTTTATCGATACTCACGTTCACTATGTTCAGCTAGACATCATGGCTTCCTACGGCCGACAGCTACTTGATTGGCTAAATGACTATACGTTTCCTGAAGAGTGCCGTTTTGCCAATCATGCACATGCAGAAGCGCTATCGAACGCTTTCCTAGATGAAATGCTTCGTGCAGGAACGACAACAGCCCAAGTATTTGGCTCCAGTCACCCTGGCTCAGTAGATGCGTTCTTCACCGCCTGCCAAAAACGTCAGCTACGCATGCTGGTCGGCAAAGTATTAATGGACCGCAACGCGCCTGACGCGCTAATGGATGGCATGTCAGGGATTGCAGACAGTGAGCGTCTTATTCAAGACTGGCATGGCAATGGCCGACTAGGTTATAGCGTCACACCACGCTTTGCGCCTACCTCTACCAAAGTGCAAATGGATGCTGCTGGCGCTCTCTTACGTAATGACTCTAGCCTTTGGCTGCAAACTCATTTGGCTGAAAACAGTGGGGAATTAGACTGGGTAGCCGAATTATTTCCTGGTAGCCGCGACTACTTAGCCGTTTATGAGGAAGCGGGGTTAGTCGGCCCCCGCAGCACCTTCGCACATGGCATCCATCTGGATAACGATATGCGTAAACGCCTGGCGGATCGAGGCGCCAATATTGCCTTTTGTCCAAGCTCCAATCTTTTCCTAGGCAGCGGATTATTTGACCGGGAGGCAGCTAAACAGACTGGTATGGCATTTACCTATGCTAGCGATATCGGCGCAGGCACCGATTTATCAGGGTTTGGAACGCTTAAGGCAGCCTACCAAGTGGGCCAATTAGGAGGGCAACCGCTTACCGCATGGCAAGGTTTTTATGGTTTAACCCATGGCAATGCAAAAGCGCTCTCATTAGATACCCATATCGGCCAGCTTGCCCCTTCCTACGAGGCAGATTTTGTAGTGATTGACCCTCATGCGACATCACTGTTGAAGCGCCGTATCCAACACAGCACAACGCTCGGCGAGCGTTTATTTGCGCTGATGATGCTCGCTGATGATCGCGCTATCTACGAAACATGGGCCGCTGGCGAATGCCAGCATCAAAGAGATTAA
- the xdhB gene encoding xanthine dehydrogenase molybdopterin binding subunit — protein sequence MRTLTKLDGDSSRARRELHDHIQGSGPLARHTVDSRGQRQAGTASFHESAEKHVTGKAAYIDDLKAPADALYVALGLSPVAHGTLTALDLDAVKQASGVVDVITFHDVPGHTDIGPVFPGDPIFVDQEISYAGQCIFAVAATSLQAARRAVTLAKLSIDEQPASLDPVAAAERNDVVRPTHVQERGDWQTELHQAEQTVEGELFIGGQEHFYLEGQACLVLPTEDEGVIVHTSNQHPSETQKLVAEVLGIPFHAVTVEVRRMGGGFGGKETQASPWACMAAIIARRTGKATRIRLPRSDDMRATGKRHPFHNRYRLAINRQGIIQGGDITVIGDCGYSPDLSDAIVDRAMFHADNAYSLGNARVTGHRAKTHTASNTAFRGFGGPQGMMIIEAAMDDIARKVGEDPLTIRKRNFYRDGRDITHYGQSVDQKQLLHTLVDTLETSSDYWARRAAIKAFNSNSPIIKKGLALTPVKFGISFTAQHLNQAGALLHVYTDGSIMINHGGTEMGQGLHTKICQVVARELGLDLDSVRISATRTDKIPNTSPTAASSGADLNGMAARDAASKLRERLFDFASTHFEGGLDREDMRLEDGLLIAGIGESERRIPWGELIQTAYLNRISLSEKGFYATPLIHYNRATGQGRPFYYYAFGAAVAEVNVDTLSGEYLVTRVDVLHDVGNSLNPAIDIGQVEGGFIQGMGWLTSEELKWNDKGLLISDGPATYKIPTFGDLPAIFNVELLEGHPNSMASLYRSKAVGEPPFMLGICVWSALRDALSSLTDYQASPHLDTPATPERVMLAANAIREKAL from the coding sequence ATGCGTACGCTCACTAAACTTGATGGCGATAGCAGCCGCGCTCGTCGAGAGTTACATGACCACATACAAGGGTCAGGCCCACTTGCCCGCCATACTGTCGATAGCCGCGGTCAGCGCCAAGCAGGCACCGCTAGCTTCCATGAAAGCGCTGAAAAACACGTTACAGGCAAGGCTGCCTACATTGATGACCTCAAAGCACCGGCCGATGCACTGTATGTAGCTTTGGGGCTTTCTCCTGTCGCACACGGCACATTGACCGCGCTTGATCTCGATGCAGTCAAACAGGCGTCTGGCGTTGTCGATGTCATCACTTTTCACGATGTGCCCGGCCATACAGATATCGGCCCTGTGTTTCCAGGCGACCCCATTTTTGTTGACCAAGAAATTAGCTACGCAGGCCAGTGTATTTTCGCCGTTGCGGCTACCTCGCTTCAGGCTGCTCGTCGAGCGGTAACGCTGGCCAAGTTAAGTATTGATGAACAACCAGCTAGCCTCGACCCTGTTGCTGCTGCCGAACGCAATGATGTGGTTCGCCCTACACATGTTCAAGAGCGAGGCGATTGGCAAACGGAACTGCACCAAGCCGAGCAAACGGTTGAGGGCGAGCTTTTTATCGGCGGACAGGAACATTTTTACCTGGAGGGACAAGCATGCTTAGTTCTGCCCACCGAAGATGAAGGGGTCATTGTTCATACCTCTAACCAGCACCCTAGTGAGACCCAAAAACTTGTCGCTGAAGTACTGGGCATTCCCTTTCATGCTGTCACCGTTGAAGTACGCCGAATGGGCGGCGGTTTTGGAGGCAAAGAAACTCAAGCGTCTCCTTGGGCTTGTATGGCAGCCATTATTGCCCGCAGAACCGGAAAAGCCACACGTATACGTCTACCACGAAGTGATGATATGCGCGCGACCGGTAAGCGACACCCCTTTCATAATCGCTACCGACTAGCAATTAATCGGCAAGGCATCATCCAGGGGGGAGACATAACAGTTATTGGTGACTGCGGATACTCACCTGACCTTTCGGACGCCATTGTTGATCGTGCAATGTTCCATGCCGACAACGCTTACTCATTAGGCAATGCTCGCGTCACCGGTCACCGAGCTAAGACCCATACGGCTTCTAACACGGCTTTTCGGGGCTTCGGCGGCCCTCAGGGCATGATGATTATCGAAGCTGCAATGGATGATATCGCGCGCAAAGTCGGTGAAGACCCTCTCACCATACGCAAACGAAACTTCTATCGCGATGGGCGAGACATCACCCACTACGGCCAGTCAGTGGATCAAAAACAGTTGCTGCATACGCTGGTAGATACATTGGAAACCAGTAGTGATTACTGGGCACGCCGTGCAGCTATTAAGGCATTTAATAGCAACAGTCCTATTATTAAAAAAGGGCTTGCGCTGACGCCAGTAAAGTTTGGCATCTCATTTACCGCCCAGCACCTCAACCAAGCCGGTGCTCTGCTGCACGTTTATACCGATGGCAGCATCATGATCAATCACGGCGGCACTGAAATGGGCCAAGGGCTGCACACCAAGATTTGCCAAGTAGTGGCGCGCGAACTTGGCTTGGATTTAGATAGCGTTCGGATTAGTGCCACTCGCACGGATAAAATACCCAATACGTCCCCTACGGCAGCTTCAAGCGGCGCCGACCTCAATGGAATGGCTGCGCGAGATGCTGCCAGCAAACTGCGCGAAAGGTTGTTCGACTTTGCTTCGACGCATTTTGAGGGCGGCTTAGACCGAGAAGATATGCGTCTGGAAGATGGCCTGCTGATTGCTGGTATTGGAGAGAGCGAGCGTCGCATCCCCTGGGGAGAGCTTATTCAAACAGCCTATCTCAATCGCATCTCGCTTTCAGAAAAAGGCTTTTATGCCACACCACTGATTCATTACAACCGTGCAACGGGCCAAGGCCGCCCTTTTTATTATTACGCGTTTGGAGCAGCCGTTGCTGAAGTCAATGTTGATACATTAAGCGGCGAATATCTTGTTACCCGCGTTGATGTGCTACATGACGTTGGTAATTCGCTAAATCCTGCTATTGATATTGGCCAAGTAGAAGGTGGTTTTATCCAGGGAATGGGTTGGCTAACTAGTGAAGAGCTTAAGTGGAACGATAAAGGCCTACTGATTAGCGACGGGCCTGCAACCTATAAAATACCCACGTTTGGTGATCTTCCCGCTATTTTCAACGTTGAACTACTGGAAGGCCACCCAAACTCCATGGCAAGTCTATACCGTTCTAAAGCCGTTGGTGAGCCACCGTTTATGCTTGGTATCTGTGTTTGGTCTGCACTCCGTGATGCGCTTTCAAGCTTAACCGATTACCAAGCGTCTCCCCATCTCGACACTCCCGCAACCCCTGAGCGAGTGATGCTGGCTGCAAACGCAATCAGGGAAAAAGCACTATGA
- a CDS encoding TetR family transcriptional regulator C-terminal domain-containing protein, which produces MTADTANHENASRDRIEQTILSAAEQVFSQHGYRGASLQAIADIAGLPKANILYYMGSKQLLYVRLLNRMMNRWNAVLEDITPESDPAKVLSDFIRTKMMLGQRYPEGSKLFAAEILAGAPFLNNYLSGELKEWVTSRAEIIHQWSQLGKMDDVDPRWLIFLIWSATQHYTEYSAQVTGILGTEVLSEADFESICRFLEHVILKGCGISASHLSSGVSV; this is translated from the coding sequence ATGACAGCGGATACCGCTAACCATGAAAATGCCAGCAGAGATCGCATTGAACAGACCATACTGAGCGCTGCGGAGCAGGTGTTTTCTCAACATGGTTATCGTGGTGCCAGCCTTCAGGCAATCGCCGATATAGCAGGTCTTCCTAAGGCGAATATTCTCTATTACATGGGCAGTAAGCAGCTGCTTTATGTACGACTGCTTAATCGAATGATGAACCGATGGAATGCGGTACTTGAAGATATAACACCTGAAAGTGATCCAGCTAAGGTATTAAGCGATTTTATTCGCACCAAAATGATGTTGGGCCAGCGTTATCCTGAAGGTTCAAAGCTGTTTGCCGCTGAGATTTTGGCTGGCGCGCCTTTCTTGAATAATTACCTCTCCGGTGAATTAAAAGAGTGGGTAACTTCCCGTGCAGAAATTATTCACCAGTGGTCTCAGCTCGGAAAAATGGATGATGTTGATCCTCGTTGGCTTATATTCTTGATCTGGTCGGCCACTCAGCATTACACCGAATACAGTGCACAGGTAACGGGGATATTAGGGACTGAGGTGCTCAGCGAAGCGGATTTCGAGTCCATTTGCCGTTTTCTTGAGCATGTTATTTTGAAAGGATGCGGTATTTCAGCATCGCATTTATCAAGCGGCGTATCAGTTTAG